tacatcttaAGTCCCAATAATGTTTTGAACCACAAGATCATGCAAGTGTAGCAACAAAAGTACTAATCAAGATGTTGAGATAAGCAATGATATGTTGAGAAAAATACTAGGtattaatctaaattattttatttgtgaaaatcatagaaaactgAAATCTCTAAATAAAGTTGCCACTGAAAGAAAGTACTAAGTAGCCTTCATTCCAGtgatatacatatatttatggACTCAGGAAGGCATTGTGTACTTTTGTGGACTACAAGTATTGGTGTTTATATGCGCAGAATGTTTTGCTTTGAATCTTGGAACCATTGAACAACATTAATTCTGCTCTTGGTCTCATTCTTACAGCTGCAGGTAATCGCTGGACCAGACTAAAGAAAGTCATTATTGGTAATACATCCAAAGGTTTcctttcatatttttcttttatggtaGTTTCGTATTATATTGGCCAGAATCTTCAGAAATCATCAACTCTTCTTCACTGAGGAATAGTAAACAAGCGCTAAGGCTTGAGaacatttctcttcttttctcaagtataaaaaaatttaaatttttatatcttttacaATACTTTTTTCTTAAATTGGAAATAACATTTAAAATTGAATATCAGTTGCTTTATGCATGGCAATGGACATGACTCTTTAGTGATATGAACATTTGTATCTTACTCTTTTACTCTTTTACTATGCATCTGTCCACTTCAACTAGTTTTTCAATTGTTCACATTAAAGGGGTAGACCTTGAAATGGTTTCTGTCAATTTCAAGCCAAATATCATAACTTTCTTAAGGAAAATCCCAACAGTATACCAGATTACActgatttattttggtttttttttcataacaaAAATTTATAGAATTAAAAGTATTAGACGTTCCTCTAAttctttatttgttaattaacaGGTGCTACAACAGCTGCAGTAATTGCAGGATTGATGAGTATTTGTTACTTTACATACAAGTTACCAAGATGGCGAGAAAAATATAGCTTTCCAACAAAAGGTAACCAGGATATTGAAACTTTCTTAAAAAATCATGGCGTGTTAACTATAAAACGATATAAATTCTCTGATGTGAAGAAAATGACCAACTCCTTCAAAGTTAAACTAGGACAAGGTGGTTTTGGTGTTGTATACAAGGGAAAGTTATCCGATGGTTCTAATGTGGCAGTCAAAATGTTGAATCCATCCAAAGGAAATGGTAAAGAGTTTATCAATGAAGTAGCTAGCATTAGTAGAACTTCTCATGTTAATGTTGTCACCCTTTTTGGATTCTGCTTTGAAGGCCGCAAGAAAGTTCTTATTTATGAATTTATATCAAATGGTTCCCTTGACAAGTATATTTATAGAAAGGAAGGAGTTGAAACTACTACATTGTTGAGTTGGGATAAGCTGTATCAAATTGCCAAAGGGATAGCTAGGGGGTTAGAGTACTTGCATAGAGGATGCAACACTCAAATTTTACATTTTGACATAAAGCCACATAATATTCTTTTGGATGAAAATTTTTGTCCTAAGATATCAGATTTTGGACTAGCAAAACTTTGTCCTGGGAAGGAAAGTCTTATTTCCATGTCAGATGCTAGAGGAACAATAGGGTATATAGCTCCAGAAGTATGGAATAGACATTTCGGCAAAGCTTCTCATAAATCTGATGTTTATAGTTACGGAATGATGCTTCTTGATATAGTGGGAGGAAAGAAGAACATTAATGTAGAAGGGAGTCAAACAAGTGAGATATATTTCCCTGATTGGATATACAAAAAGCTTGAGCAAGGCACTCAATTAGGACCTGAAGATGGAGTGGTGGCAATAGAGGAAAATGAATTGGTTAAGAAAATGACGATTGTGGGTTTATGGTGTATTCAAACAATTCCAAATGATAGACCTACAATGAGTAAAGTTGTAGAAATGTTAGAAGGCAGCATAGATTCCATAAAAATGCCACCAAGACCTGCTCTGTCTTCTCCTGTAAGATCGATTGCAGAATCTTCTACTTTGTATTAGTACATCACATTATATTCAAAAGTTCGTCATTGGGCACTATGCACATATTGGTTCTTGTGGGCATTCACTAAGATAAGTACTTGATCTTACTGCCTAGAGCAAGaatgttatttttcaaattttcacgTTAAGGgcaaagaaataataataataataataattggttGTGCAATGCTATGAGTGTTACTAGTTATGCTTTTGCTTCTGCTCTTCTCAGGCATTAGTTGTGATTGGTTCTAGAAAGATAACAACTTAAAGATTATGATTCTTGGACAGAGACAAGGAAtgtttgatggatcaatatatatagagagaaaaaaattgtcCACAATTCCCAACTGATTCATATCCTACATGAATCTAAGATAACACATTGCtatgatgaaaaagaaggagcagAACTTCATTGCAGCGTGTCATCAACTTCAATACAAATCAtcttcatttaatttctttgacTATTCACAAATTACAATCTATTGAATTTTCCCTAATCCAATTggtattataaaataaagtaaagtaAATCTTGTTAGATACACCACTAATGATTGGGTTAgagatataaaaataactaataagaaAAGCACTtcagaatttgaattttattttgattctaGTATAATGTTTTTGTCTTAGCTCTCTCCACAACAAAAGTAGAATATACAGTAACAGTATTGTGCGACACAAACAGTATGGTTAAGAAGAGGTTTTGGAGAATTAAACGAGAAATATAATACCCCCACAAtaatattttgtgataataaaTTAGTTAGTGCAAAGAgtaaaatctaatattttataaaaggtTGAAGCATATTAATATATGATTTCATAAAATTAGAGAATTAATAAATGAGAAAGAAGTATTAATTGAATATTCAGTTCAAGAATAAGTTGTAAATATCTTTACAAAATCATAGAAGTTGAACTATtttacaaattcaaaaaatgcTCGAAATACTTATTTCTATGAATTTGATTCAAGAGAGTGACAACGTTTACAAACTAAATCAAATTTGAGTTGAAGTAATCACTACCATACCtctaagaattttaaattaatcaagcCTCTACCAGTAGGAATTAAAAATTGAAGATCTTTGACCAGTCATAAGTATTGCTTAGTTATTAAGACAAGCCTATAAACTACTACAAATTAGACCTTATAAACTTTTAgatttattgataaataaaattctcAAAATAGCAAAACTTATGCTATATgttatttgaaaacaaaattaaagggATTGGAGTACTTTTCAATTGGTCGTCTAACACTTAGGGGTATTTGCAGTGCAATTTGGATCGGTTTTGAATAAAAAGTTCATTCAATCCGAACATTGATTTTATTTGTGGTGCGATTTGGattggataatttttttaaagaattcaaTATAATCCAATCCAATTTTAAGTGCTTTGGATTTGcagttttataaattaaaaaaatttaatatatataacaagtctcaacatcaaattttaaataacaaataatgaCATAACAAGTCTAAAAAATATCTTGAAAAACTAACAACAACAtaccaatagaaataaaattataaattagttaaaataaataaataaatctcattttggacctaaatatttattaaacaataataatacgtgaataatataaaaatgtataacaaattgaacatattacaagtaaaattataaatataataataaaacaacAATATTATAGCACATTGTGTGGTTTAGATTGGATTTAATTGGTTTTGATCATTAGATTTAAAATCCAATTCGGTTCATGTGTTTTGTAAAAAATAGAatctaatcaaatttaaattagtgcGGTTTTAATCGATTTTCAATTTAGATTGGATTAAATAAGCGGTTTAATTTGAATCGATTTAGATTTAAACACCCCACTAACACtagtttctttttgttttttttttccttgtcTTGCTTCTCTTTCGACTCCTCTTCTTCCTTAAAATAGAAAGGAGATGAATTTGTAATGAAAGGACGTGATGACGATGccttttctttgttctttttcttgagATTCTCAATAATTCTTGATTTTATACTTCAAGAACACAGAAACTCACTCaaagttatttaattaaatatgattATTCACGTGAAAATATCTTCacgtaaaattaataataaaaaattattaaatagttactcaattaatatttcttaaatcgcattaaattgaaatatatttgatgtaacaccctaccatacagagtcttatgcttaagtcataattcagagatggcaagtattacgacctctaaaataaaaatttagtacgtataatagtatgaatgattgattataactaggagcctttgtaaaaaaaatgggtaaacaaaaatcgcaactcgaaagcgcaacactcctatcgataacgtaacgaacaaggataaccaacgcgtgattatatatatacaaaggagtgtcaaaaacaggaatatcaagactcaaaatccggctgcgaagataaccggtccgagcatagcaatatatacatatgataaaaaataaggaaaaccccaaaggaaacccaaagggacacaaaaacataaaacctattctccaaaatctcccataagaggagtcatcacagttgtattatttaatggagataaaagtatctaagcaaaacatagcctcgagaacaaaggatcttcgcaattatagaagtctccagcatgcctcagcgggaaatctcatgtcctgcatctgaaaaccacaaaatccgcatgggtgagaaccagaggtccccagcatggtaacagcttccacatatataatacataataacggaggaaagccaaaggcaatcctagaacttcctccagataatatcaaagcttataaacaggctaaaccataaagggcatctgactaaagattcttcagtctaactaatacttccctttccaattccttcagacctcccaaccaccaacaggagtataatgtagcaaacacagttatatcaagcaagaaatatacaattaggaacaagtaaggcatttagacaattagcaagtaatatgcagtcaaataggcaatctcaaacaattcatatagtatgcatatgatgaatgcctgtccctagtggccgatgatatcatctgtcggttatagagtcaacccgacaagtcctggtggactgtccctctgtcgtgtctccccaacttgaGTCATGCTCATtataacttgatcataatcatgatccatatccatcaccatcactggtgaatatttatccatcaccatcactggtgaatatttttgGGGGTGAGCTCGACCGggaatttcacagtgcccggccaccctgacgataTAGGGTCAACATAGCTTCAAGTCtcgacctggagcacgtggtggctagccactgctttctcccagggaaactctcatctccgataatggaagtgcaactttcacaattcattcaacagcatatatatgcatttatacatagccataatcatggctccgccgtaacacggcaataatccagccatccggctcacggttaaatccataaccagccgtttcattaacaattacagccCTTTGGcctatggcataacaagcacttccaccaccatcctccgcatctcacataatcatacttgatcctcattgatcattcattttccccttgcttcactcgcaagttaccacattcactagcctttcttctcatagctagacatatcataatgatttaagacataagtggtgagatcggaggcttagaagtatgaaatttggcttgtgagatcggaggcttagaagtatgagatttggcttttaaaactcaaaaatcaactttgggatgaaaacagggccacgcgtacgcgcactccacgcgcacgcgtggatggcctcaaaaactcatcgatgcgtaagcgtcatgcacgctaacgcgtggattgagaaatagccaaacgacgcgcacgcgtcaactacgcatacgcgtgggtactctcgtgccccaggcccaaaactggcacaattctggcataactctctggaaaaatggctgggcattgggtgcagcacatcggcgcgcccgcgcacatcacgcgcacgcgtggatggcgctttcgagaagaacggcgcgtacgcgccaagtgcgcccacgcgcaagaggtcattctgctaaaaatttttctaagttaaaagctgcagaattcacagatttaaaccccaatcttccaacggacataactttatcattaaaaatcgtttttcacccgttcttcgaacggcatggacatcccggatccaatttcatttctaaacagatttggtacaaaacagagacccgtagtccaagttacgtcccgccaaagtatgcccaaaaaccatattttcatacaaaaccaccaagtgccattttcaaaacaagccatttccaactcttttcaaaatcaatcaaaacatgccaatttcatcccttttctttgaaatcaattaaaatatatcaaattcaacatcaagcctcctcaactcacacattgacacattaccacaatttacaaaatcactatctcatcattttaacccacttcgcccaagtggctcaaactcaaatatattgacatatcatatactcttcctcatgccaattctcaacaacatcaattccactaaatcatcattgtacacaatcaatatcatactcaccatcaacatggttcaacccacaattcaaccataaccaatcatcaagcatatatcacaacatgcatatttctcatacatcataccatcaaggcatcattaatcatcatcacatatatgaccacatcatatatatcaaaaccacttatccacaagctctcaaggcctcaatacctccaagaacagatttttcaccaccaaatctttttttcaagcttttcaaaatcaccaatcaagctccaatattcacatatacacaacctaagccacaatcatcatacccatacacaacatctcaatacccaaacatcatagaacaaaaaattacactagggttgagaatcttaccacacccaaggttcaaggagacaagattaaccttctccttcaagagagttgggtcctataacatcaaagagcccaaaatctcaacatttttgctcataaactcgaaaacaaggctggaatttcgaagagaaaaacgtggcttacctcaagattaattgtatgggttttgtagagctctccgtggtgaacgcgtggccccaaacggagcggcaatcggagctctagatcaaaagttatggtggtttgaagatcaagtgagagaaagaacttgagagagagttcttccctccatggcctccattttcagcatgtgagtgtgtttagtgaggagagagaatgctgaaaactagggttttggtttagttatgttgggccaagggcccactttggttccggttggcccggtttggcccgttcggtccaatcttggtccgatttctataaaattggtaccgaaattcttgtctcagtctcctctatcacatttagccataaaaaatcacattttgggctttctaaaataaattctcatttatgggttaattagccgttaattaaccgggttttacatttgatATATACTAGCTTCTTTTTTTACCATACTTGGCATCAAACTCATTAATGTAATCACACACATGTTCAAGGCTCTCCAAAGTCTCCCAAGTGTTTGATACATCCTCCCATCCTGTcctatttatattttactagatatatatataataggtcCTTGACCTTTTATCCTGCGGATATTTAAGTCCCTGAAGattgaaaaatacatttaagttcCTGATTTTCTAAAAACCTGGATACCTGGATCTCTCCTTTCATCTGTATTTGCAAAGCGTAACAGAGACGTTTGACGTGGATACCATTTTAACGTAGCTGTTACAGTATCCCACGTGGATGGTATAAAAAGGTAATGGGACATAAAAGCCCCCAATGCTCAAACAATGTCATTTGAGTCATCACCCTTTCCAAGCTCGTTCCTTTGGTTTTCTGTATTCCCTATGACTCTAAAGCAGTACTATTCCAGTAAGAGAAATCACAGCAAAAGGTAACAAAATCCCAAGAATTCTAATTAGAAACTCTCCGAAGATTCTCCCAAATGAGTTCCCAAAAACCAAAGCAAGAACCAATTTTGCCAATCCTAACTCAGAAATtgagaaattgaaaataaagaacaag
The Arachis duranensis cultivar V14167 chromosome 5, aradu.V14167.gnm2.J7QH, whole genome shotgun sequence genome window above contains:
- the LOC107490350 gene encoding LEAF RUST 10 DISEASE-RESISTANCE LOCUS RECEPTOR-LIKE PROTEIN KINASE-like 2.1, with amino-acid sequence MSKAFYLLCALFSTIFMTYYADSLPICAPSDCGNDVSIKYPFWKRSGTTVGEVCGYPEFGLECSKKGYPILQLKTDKYYVTDINYVNHSITLVDIDVMNDTCPRAKNNVSIGNIPLSFSNLDMNITFYFNCSSQPSVVGAVPIKCLINGEGKKSYVFEVGTDIGGRTWTNSCDAEVTVAVKHGEIKSDDDLINGFGAAMSKGFVLDWNRAVDCAECELSDGYCAYNGTARQTLCICKDGRIVAKSCKKAAGNRWTRLKKVIIGATTAAVIAGLMSICYFTYKLPRWREKYSFPTKGNQDIETFLKNHGVLTIKRYKFSDVKKMTNSFKVKLGQGGFGVVYKGKLSDGSNVAVKMLNPSKGNGKEFINEVASISRTSHVNVVTLFGFCFEGRKKVLIYEFISNGSLDKYIYRKEGVETTTLLSWDKLYQIAKGIARGLEYLHRGCNTQILHFDIKPHNILLDENFCPKISDFGLAKLCPGKESLISMSDARGTIGYIAPEVWNRHFGKASHKSDVYSYGMMLLDIVGGKKNINVEGSQTSEIYFPDWIYKKLEQGTQLGPEDGVVAIEENELVKKMTIVGLWCIQTIPNDRPTMSKVVEMLEGSIDSIKMPPRPALSSPVRSIAESSTLY